The Abditibacteriota bacterium genome has a window encoding:
- the lpxA gene encoding acyl-ACP--UDP-N-acetylglucosamine O-acyltransferase — protein sequence MSDIHSSAVISPSAVIGSGVVIGPYSVIGDNVVIGDGTRLISHVVIRQDTVIGSNNVIHSGAVLGDDPQDIGYGGEKTFLKIGNDNQIREYVTIHRGSKEGNTTVIGNSNMLMAYSHVGHDCVVHDHVICTNYAGISGHCVIEDYAIIGGLAGLHQFVRVGKMSMVGGCSKVNVDIPPFTLCDGNPLRIRNVNSVGLRRRGVDRDTIDGLREAVRLLYNSGLNTKTAINLIKELPPTPELTYLMDFVCASRDGTYGRQEQGK from the coding sequence ATGAGCGACATACATTCTTCGGCAGTGATATCACCCTCCGCTGTCATAGGCAGCGGCGTGGTCATCGGGCCCTATTCGGTGATAGGAGACAACGTGGTCATAGGGGACGGCACCCGCCTCATCAGCCACGTGGTCATCAGGCAGGACACGGTGATCGGCAGCAACAACGTCATTCACTCCGGCGCCGTCCTGGGAGACGACCCTCAGGATATAGGCTACGGCGGCGAAAAGACCTTTTTGAAGATAGGCAACGACAACCAGATAAGGGAATACGTGACTATCCACAGAGGCTCAAAGGAAGGCAATACCACTGTCATAGGCAACAGCAATATGCTCATGGCTTATTCGCACGTGGGACATGACTGCGTGGTGCACGACCACGTGATATGCACCAACTACGCGGGCATCAGCGGCCACTGCGTCATAGAAGACTACGCCATCATCGGCGGTCTGGCCGGGCTGCATCAGTTTGTCCGGGTGGGCAAGATGTCCATGGTGGGCGGCTGCTCCAAGGTCAACGTGGACATACCGCCTTTTACCCTCTGCGACGGCAATCCCCTGCGCATCCGCAACGTCAACAGCGTAGGACTCAGACGCCGCGGGGTGGACAGGGATACCATAGACGGTCTGAGAGAGGCTGTCAGGCTGCTCTACAACTCCGGCCTGAACACCAAGACCGCCATCAATCTCATCAAAGAGCTGCCCCCCACGCCGGAGCTCACCTATCTCATGGATTTTGTGTGCGCTTCCCGGGACGGGACCTACGGCAGACAGGAGCAGGGAAAATAG
- the lpxK gene encoding tetraacyldisaccharide 4'-kinase: protein MIQFVLYNLFILVFLPFIVVYLLIRAFVVKQSVVSMKEQLGLVEKEKSGGAVWIHAVSVGETVASSPVVNLLAERRRSLPIVFSTTTRSGHEQAKKSISAEGYRLIYYPYDFLVSVLLSVVSVSPRVFASTDTEIWPNFRYILKLRGSKSAIINGIISDGTLKGARLVSWLYRWTIKNIDLFCMQSEEDARRVIALGADPSCVFVTGNCKADVAAEDMSDDERRALKQGFFGPGSEDAPVFVAGSTNPGEDEPVIEAWLEARKQVPGLRLLIAPRQTARGEEVGEMLRTRGVVFARRTDASHGPCDALVLDTMGELARAYFAGDVSFVGGSLIRKGCHSLLQPVAAGIGVCYGPYTFKTKDIASQTKAFGVGFEIRSSRELAENIVRILQTDGVRDEIREGCRRMMEYNRGAAAKTCDRLLALYDSSMAVQPACSRILRGEKLLSGESKTPQALLFRIVMYPLSLLYRLVHYLYLLPYETGLRKKFRAPVPVVSVGNITMGGTGKTPVTVRLVNLLKEKGVRCCVLSRGYGRNTEEDLIIEPGSEPDALRCGDEPLLLSRLTGVPVVVGRDRRQTARLAIERFAPDALLMDDAMQFWQMHRDLEIIVVSSSRPFSGGLTIPAGDLRESVRAFRRGDVVLSLGSEPMSDRDRQRILRIAPKIRICDARTVTSCVEFAGGRQEPGAILKDKRVFAFCGIANPTRFLGSLKELGAVVEGSRLFLDHHKYSAGDLEGIEAAAAGCDLMITTQKDICRLPGGYGALKGVCTLNIAAEINGEDEILSLIMKELHRE from the coding sequence ATGATCCAATTCGTCCTCTACAACCTGTTTATCCTGGTCTTTCTGCCCTTTATAGTGGTGTATCTGCTCATCAGGGCCTTTGTGGTGAAGCAGAGCGTGGTCAGCATGAAGGAGCAGCTGGGACTGGTGGAAAAAGAAAAGTCCGGAGGCGCCGTCTGGATCCACGCAGTCAGCGTGGGAGAGACCGTGGCCAGCTCTCCGGTGGTGAACCTGCTGGCTGAAAGGCGCAGGTCCCTGCCCATAGTGTTTTCCACCACCACCAGGTCCGGCCACGAGCAGGCCAAAAAGAGCATCTCCGCCGAGGGCTACAGGCTCATATACTATCCCTACGATTTTCTCGTCAGCGTCCTGCTGTCCGTGGTGTCCGTGTCTCCCCGGGTGTTTGCCAGCACCGACACGGAGATATGGCCCAACTTCCGGTATATCCTGAAGCTCCGGGGCAGCAAGTCGGCCATCATCAACGGCATCATCTCCGACGGCACCCTGAAGGGGGCCCGGCTGGTGTCCTGGCTCTACAGATGGACCATCAAGAATATAGACCTCTTCTGCATGCAGTCCGAGGAGGACGCCAGAAGGGTGATAGCACTGGGCGCCGACCCCTCCTGCGTGTTCGTCACGGGCAACTGCAAGGCTGACGTGGCCGCGGAGGATATGTCCGACGACGAAAGGCGCGCTCTGAAGCAGGGCTTTTTCGGCCCGGGCTCGGAGGACGCGCCGGTGTTCGTGGCGGGCAGCACCAATCCCGGCGAGGACGAGCCGGTCATAGAGGCCTGGCTGGAAGCCCGGAAACAGGTGCCCGGCCTCAGGCTCCTGATCGCTCCGAGACAGACGGCCCGGGGAGAAGAGGTGGGCGAGATGCTCCGGACAAGGGGCGTAGTCTTTGCCCGGAGGACCGACGCTTCCCACGGTCCCTGCGACGCTCTGGTGCTGGACACCATGGGCGAATTGGCCCGGGCCTATTTTGCCGGCGACGTGTCCTTTGTGGGCGGCAGCCTCATCAGGAAGGGCTGTCACAGCCTGCTGCAGCCCGTGGCCGCAGGCATAGGCGTGTGCTACGGTCCCTACACCTTCAAGACCAAGGATATAGCCTCCCAGACCAAGGCCTTCGGAGTGGGCTTTGAGATCAGGTCCTCCCGGGAGCTGGCGGAGAACATCGTCCGCATACTGCAGACCGACGGGGTGAGAGACGAGATCAGAGAGGGCTGCCGCAGGATGATGGAGTACAACAGGGGAGCCGCAGCCAAGACCTGCGACAGGCTTCTGGCCCTCTATGACAGCTCCATGGCGGTGCAGCCTGCCTGCAGCCGGATACTCAGAGGCGAAAAGCTGCTGTCAGGCGAGAGCAAGACCCCTCAGGCCCTGCTCTTCAGGATAGTCATGTATCCTCTGTCCCTGCTCTACAGGCTGGTCCACTATCTGTATCTGCTGCCCTACGAGACGGGCCTGCGGAAAAAATTCAGGGCCCCGGTGCCGGTGGTCAGCGTGGGCAATATCACCATGGGAGGCACCGGCAAGACTCCGGTGACGGTGCGTCTGGTGAACCTGCTGAAGGAGAAGGGCGTCAGATGCTGCGTCCTCAGCAGGGGCTACGGCAGGAACACGGAGGAAGACCTCATCATAGAGCCGGGCAGCGAGCCCGACGCCCTGCGCTGCGGCGACGAGCCTCTCCTCCTGTCCAGACTCACGGGAGTGCCCGTGGTGGTGGGCAGAGACCGGAGGCAGACCGCCCGCCTGGCCATAGAGCGCTTTGCTCCCGACGCGCTGCTGATGGACGACGCCATGCAGTTCTGGCAGATGCACAGAGACCTGGAGATCATAGTGGTCAGCAGCTCGAGGCCCTTTTCCGGCGGCCTCACCATCCCCGCCGGGGACCTGAGAGAGAGCGTCAGAGCCTTTCGCCGGGGAGACGTGGTGCTGTCTCTGGGCAGCGAGCCCATGAGCGACCGGGACCGGCAAAGGATACTCCGGATCGCTCCGAAGATACGCATCTGCGACGCCCGGACAGTCACCTCCTGCGTGGAATTTGCCGGCGGGCGGCAGGAGCCCGGCGCTATACTGAAAGACAAAAGGGTCTTTGCCTTTTGCGGCATAGCCAACCCCACCCGTTTTCTCGGCAGCCTGAAGGAGCTGGGAGCGGTGGTGGAAGGCAGCAGACTATTTCTGGACCATCACAAATACTCCGCCGGTGATCTGGAGGGCATAGAGGCCGCGGCTGCCGGCTGCGATCTCATGATCACCACCCAAAAAGACATATGCAGGCTGCCCGGGGGCTACGGAGCCCTGAAGGGAGTGTGCACTCTGAACATAGCTGCGGAAATCAATGGCGAAGATGAAATACTGAGCCTTATCATGAAAGAGTTGCATCGTGAGTAA
- a CDS encoding glycosyltransferase family 9 protein, whose amino-acid sequence MSKNILITRVSAIGDVYMALPVAMELKKAMDCTITWLCEPYCRNLLENHPDIDRVALWERKKHSKSLSHLLKATAKVRKELEDEYYDYVLDIHGRVKVIGLLKTLKHRKIIGYSRPENILELALYDEIVPVPRRTVYTDKNRLMVNAVLKDEGLDPLPDDTVTYPRVPLGEEDRAAAARLTGEGPLIGIVFAASRECKYWQDEKWRELLPWITGELGYRCILLGGPGDYERGEAICRGIDGCVNISGKTTLREAMAVLERCDASVCVDTAMLHFSVCQEIPTVCLYGSDVHLDQHVHKDNFLVIHEPANPRKPCQKRCHCKDFRCMKNITVDMVKSRLREALAMGRDR is encoded by the coding sequence GTGAGTAAAAACATCCTGATCACCAGAGTCTCCGCCATAGGAGACGTGTATATGGCCCTGCCCGTGGCTATGGAGCTGAAGAAAGCTATGGACTGCACCATCACCTGGCTGTGCGAGCCTTATTGCAGAAACCTGCTGGAAAACCACCCCGACATAGACCGGGTGGCCCTGTGGGAGAGAAAAAAGCACTCCAAGAGCCTGTCCCACCTGCTGAAGGCTACCGCCAAGGTGAGGAAGGAGCTGGAGGACGAATATTATGACTATGTGCTGGATATCCACGGCCGGGTCAAGGTCATAGGCCTCCTGAAGACCCTGAAGCACAGAAAGATCATAGGCTATTCCAGACCGGAAAACATACTGGAGCTGGCCCTCTATGACGAGATAGTCCCGGTGCCCCGACGGACGGTGTATACGGACAAAAACAGGCTCATGGTCAACGCCGTGCTGAAGGACGAGGGTCTGGACCCTCTGCCCGATGACACCGTCACCTATCCCCGGGTGCCTCTCGGGGAGGAGGACCGGGCCGCGGCTGCCCGGCTGACCGGTGAAGGTCCTCTGATAGGCATAGTGTTTGCCGCCAGCAGGGAATGCAAGTATTGGCAGGACGAGAAGTGGCGGGAGCTGCTGCCCTGGATCACGGGGGAGCTGGGATACAGATGCATCCTGCTGGGAGGTCCCGGAGACTATGAACGCGGAGAGGCTATCTGCCGCGGCATCGACGGCTGTGTGAACATATCCGGCAAGACCACCCTCAGGGAAGCCATGGCAGTCCTGGAGCGCTGCGACGCCTCCGTGTGCGTGGATACGGCCATGCTCCATTTTTCAGTGTGTCAGGAGATACCCACCGTGTGCCTGTACGGCTCCGACGTACATCTGGACCAGCACGTGCACAAGGACAACTTTTTGGTGATACATGAGCCGGCCAACCCCCGGAAGCCCTGCCAGAAGCGCTGTCACTGCAAGGATTTCAGATGCATGAAGAACATCACGGTGGATATGGTGAAGAGCCGCCTCAGGGAGGCTCTCGCCATGGGACGGGACCGGTGA
- the lpxD gene encoding UDP-3-O-(3-hydroxymyristoyl)glucosamine N-acyltransferase gives MKYNVREFARKYSLEIAACGEEEDITGISYTDDAVKGDLVLADTDAYFDKAVKSGASFILAGPSCGDGGGKWVLRSADAGGVFVDILQDACPAPYEPDPSAPSVALSAVIGSGCVIAPTAHIGPDSVVGDGVRIYPGVYVGAGVTIGSGTVIMPNATIYDRCIIGKDNLLHAGCVIGADGFGFYTAGGGIRKYPHLGIVRTGDCVEVGANSTIDRAKLGETVIGDLCKIDNLVQVAHNVKLGAGCILCAQTGIAGSSTLGDLCVMGGNVGVSDHVHLGNRVYAGAKAGISRDFGDDTVLGGFPAMPMATRRRVEVLSARLPEMYQRLKDLEKELQSLKQ, from the coding sequence ATGAAATACAACGTCAGGGAATTTGCCCGCAAATACTCTCTGGAGATCGCCGCCTGCGGCGAGGAAGAGGACATCACCGGCATCAGCTACACGGACGACGCCGTAAAAGGCGATCTGGTGCTGGCCGATACCGACGCATATTTTGACAAGGCTGTAAAAAGCGGGGCTTCCTTTATCCTGGCGGGCCCTTCCTGCGGCGACGGGGGAGGCAAATGGGTCCTCCGGAGCGCCGACGCCGGAGGCGTATTCGTGGACATATTGCAGGACGCCTGTCCCGCTCCCTATGAGCCCGATCCTTCCGCTCCTTCCGTGGCTCTCTCCGCCGTCATCGGCTCCGGCTGCGTCATAGCCCCCACCGCCCACATTGGACCGGATTCCGTGGTGGGCGACGGCGTCAGGATATACCCCGGGGTGTACGTGGGCGCGGGAGTCACCATCGGCTCCGGCACTGTGATCATGCCCAATGCGACCATATACGACAGATGCATCATCGGCAAAGACAATCTGCTCCACGCGGGCTGCGTCATAGGCGCCGACGGCTTTGGCTTTTATACAGCCGGAGGGGGCATACGCAAGTATCCCCATCTGGGCATAGTCCGCACGGGTGACTGTGTGGAGGTGGGGGCCAACTCCACCATAGACAGAGCCAAGCTGGGAGAGACCGTCATCGGAGACTTGTGCAAGATAGACAATCTGGTCCAGGTGGCCCACAACGTCAAGCTGGGCGCCGGGTGCATACTGTGCGCTCAGACAGGCATAGCCGGCAGCTCCACTCTCGGAGACTTGTGCGTCATGGGCGGCAACGTGGGCGTGTCCGATCACGTGCATCTGGGCAACAGAGTGTATGCCGGCGCCAAGGCCGGCATCAGCCGGGACTTCGGGGACGACACGGTCCTGGGAGGCTTTCCCGCCATGCCCATGGCCACCCGCCGCAGGGTGGAGGTGCTGTCCGCCAGACTGCCCGAGATGTATCAGAGGCTGAAGGATCTGGAAAAGGAGCTGCAAAGCCTGAAGCAATGA
- the fabZ gene encoding 3-hydroxyacyl-ACP dehydratase FabZ, producing MIDIEGIQDVLPHRYPFLLVDRITEMEENCIKGYKNISMNEAVFQGHFPGHAIFPGVLICEAMAQLGGVLLLQGDNKGKLAYFAGLDNVRFRRPVVPGDRLDMQINVISFRHNLGRVKAMAMVDGELACEADLTCKVVDR from the coding sequence ATGATAGACATCGAAGGCATTCAGGACGTTCTGCCCCACAGATATCCCTTTTTGCTGGTGGACAGGATCACCGAGATGGAGGAAAACTGCATCAAGGGCTACAAGAACATCAGCATGAACGAGGCAGTGTTTCAGGGACATTTTCCCGGTCACGCCATCTTTCCGGGAGTACTCATTTGCGAAGCCATGGCCCAGCTGGGAGGCGTGCTGCTTCTGCAGGGCGACAACAAGGGCAAGCTGGCCTACTTTGCCGGACTGGACAACGTGCGCTTCAGGCGCCCCGTGGTCCCGGGAGACAGGCTGGATATGCAGATCAACGTCATATCCTTCCGCCACAATCTGGGCAGAGTCAAGGCTATGGCTATGGTGGACGGAGAGCTCGCCTGCGAGGCAGATCTCACATGTAAGGTAGTGGACAGATAA
- a CDS encoding OmpH family outer membrane protein, with protein sequence MKKIIVTVLLLAFAAAAAVGQTIGKFDEEKVQDTPLFKSLMAELGEADQNVRRELALRTNNPFLTENEVSELISESAKNASGARVKELQDENKKREAEYTTLSQANPPSDEQKKRIDELSQMQKKSAANLENVKESMTKTMEELFMAKQAALDAQIAKACEAVAAEKKLSVIVLKSAVLYGGVDVTEDVLAKLPASL encoded by the coding sequence ATGAAAAAGATCATTGTCACAGTGTTGCTGCTCGCCTTTGCCGCCGCCGCGGCTGTGGGTCAGACCATAGGAAAGTTTGACGAAGAAAAGGTGCAGGACACTCCTCTTTTCAAGAGCCTGATGGCCGAGCTGGGCGAGGCGGATCAGAACGTCAGACGTGAGCTGGCCCTCCGGACGAACAATCCTTTCCTCACCGAAAACGAGGTGTCCGAGCTCATCAGCGAGTCTGCCAAGAACGCCTCCGGCGCCAGAGTCAAGGAGCTGCAGGACGAGAACAAAAAGAGAGAGGCCGAATACACCACTCTGTCTCAGGCCAATCCTCCCAGTGACGAGCAGAAAAAGCGCATAGACGAGCTGAGCCAGATGCAGAAGAAGAGCGCTGCGAACCTGGAGAACGTGAAGGAATCCATGACCAAGACCATGGAGGAGCTCTTCATGGCCAAGCAGGCGGCTCTGGACGCTCAGATCGCCAAGGCCTGCGAGGCAGTGGCGGCAGAAAAGAAGCTGTCCGTCATAGTCCTGAAGTCTGCCGTGCTCTACGGCGGCGTTGACGTCACAGAGGACGTGCTGGCCAAGCTGCCCGCCAGTCTGTAA
- a CDS encoding ABC transporter ATP-binding protein, translated as MKAQQRILGYIFRYARQLALLFVSSLMLALSNAASTVLVGVFLAGTTHAAVEETAFVKYVMKMGLYHPGDGLSVLMVIVSAVFVVVYSMRGVFSYINQLSVGVIAARISMEMREDMYRSLQRMPMSYFQKGKVGDYISRMNSDVQIIRTAADVIMVGVEAPLMILVGMSQLFIISWKLTVAVLVFVPVIGLILDRITYRIKKATSVQQESMSDVNAKVTENLKGIRIIKAFAREDYELERFARVNLYNYDMTVRTVKRTSLVVPVMEAVGGLAVGVLILTGSLCINAGMFDFPALGEYIMMSFIVANAVKSISRLKSTQQQILAAGDRIFEIIDMKGQETDSPGALPFPAGDAAEVELRHVTFAYEDEPVIRDLSVTFPAGRTVALVGPSGSGKSTVADLIPLFYAVTEGEILINGVNVRDISLGALREAVALVPQEVILFSGTIRDNIKYGAPDATDEEVYEAARAANAHGFITAAPKGYDTELGEGGSGLSGGQRQRIAIARALLKKKARILILDEATSALDNESESAVQSYLDHRESGVTTIIIAHRLSTVKNAHRIYVLDRGAIAEQGSFDELISAGGCFSELYSGAARGEDR; from the coding sequence ATGAAAGCGCAACAACGTATTCTCGGATATATTTTCAGATACGCCCGTCAGCTGGCGCTGCTCTTCGTCAGCTCGCTGATGCTGGCCCTGTCCAATGCGGCCTCCACCGTGCTGGTGGGGGTGTTTCTGGCAGGCACCACTCACGCAGCGGTGGAGGAGACCGCCTTTGTCAAATACGTGATGAAGATGGGGCTCTATCACCCCGGCGACGGACTCTCCGTCCTCATGGTCATAGTCAGCGCCGTGTTCGTGGTGGTCTATTCCATGAGGGGAGTATTCAGCTATATCAATCAGCTCTCCGTGGGGGTCATAGCGGCCCGCATATCCATGGAGATGAGAGAGGATATGTACCGCAGCCTGCAGCGGATGCCCATGAGCTATTTTCAGAAGGGCAAGGTGGGGGACTATATCAGCCGCATGAACTCCGACGTGCAGATCATCCGGACTGCGGCGGACGTGATCATGGTCGGCGTGGAGGCTCCCCTGATGATACTGGTGGGCATGTCCCAGCTCTTTATCATCAGCTGGAAGCTGACGGTGGCTGTGCTGGTGTTCGTGCCGGTCATAGGCCTCATACTGGACCGGATCACCTACCGCATAAAAAAGGCCACCAGCGTCCAGCAGGAATCCATGAGCGACGTGAACGCCAAGGTCACGGAGAACCTCAAGGGCATCAGGATCATCAAGGCCTTTGCCCGGGAGGACTATGAGCTGGAGAGATTTGCCCGGGTCAACCTGTACAACTACGATATGACCGTCCGCACCGTAAAGAGGACCTCTCTGGTGGTCCCGGTCATGGAGGCCGTGGGAGGGCTGGCCGTAGGCGTGCTCATACTCACGGGCTCTCTGTGCATCAATGCGGGCATGTTTGACTTTCCCGCCCTGGGCGAATACATCATGATGAGCTTCATAGTGGCCAATGCGGTGAAGTCCATCAGCAGGCTGAAGAGCACTCAGCAGCAGATACTGGCCGCCGGGGACCGCATCTTCGAGATCATCGATATGAAGGGCCAGGAGACCGACAGTCCCGGCGCCCTGCCTTTTCCCGCCGGAGACGCGGCGGAGGTGGAGCTGAGACACGTGACCTTTGCCTATGAGGACGAGCCCGTCATCAGGGACCTCTCCGTCACATTTCCCGCCGGCCGGACAGTGGCTCTGGTGGGCCCCAGCGGCAGCGGCAAATCCACGGTGGCCGACCTGATACCCCTCTTTTACGCGGTCACCGAGGGAGAGATACTCATCAACGGCGTGAACGTCAGAGACATATCCCTGGGAGCCCTGAGAGAGGCTGTGGCCCTGGTGCCCCAGGAGGTCATCCTGTTCAGCGGCACCATCAGGGACAACATCAAATACGGAGCCCCCGACGCCACCGACGAAGAGGTGTATGAGGCGGCCCGGGCGGCCAACGCCCACGGCTTCATCACCGCGGCTCCCAAGGGCTACGACACGGAGCTGGGAGAGGGGGGCAGCGGCCTGTCCGGCGGACAGAGACAGCGTATAGCCATTGCCAGGGCCCTGCTGAAAAAGAAGGCCCGGATACTCATACTGGACGAAGCCACCTCCGCTCTGGACAACGAAAGCGAGAGCGCGGTGCAGAGCTATCTGGACCACAGGGAGAGCGGCGTCACCACCATCATCATAGCCCACAGGCTTTCCACAGTGAAAAACGCCCACAGGATATACGTGCTGGACAGAGGCGCCATAGCGGAGCAGGGCTCCTTTGACGAGCTGATCAGCGCGGGAGGCTGCTTCTCCGAATTGTACAGCGGCGCGGCCCGGGGAGAGGACAGATGA
- the lpxC gene encoding UDP-3-O-[3-hydroxymyristoyl] N-acetylglucosamine deacetylase: MISETFCKTIAGPLTVSGVGLHSGDRVEITILPSGEPGIYFDTPGGAVRAEARCVADTSRGTTLGQGEARIMTVEHLMSALWAMGISAARIRCSGREIPVLDGSSLGYLKALEDVGTGPTDAVRRIYAPASPVMVTRGDAFVCLLPGKGFTAEYHLNYDHPMIGAQTCVFDGSYGQYRQNIADSRTFVLYEEIEHLLSGNLAKGGSLDNCLVIFRDKLSSPLRHPAEPAGHKLLDLLGDASLCGAGLEGRLIAYKSGHALNTEFALRLQEQIETETASI; the protein is encoded by the coding sequence ATGATCAGCGAGACCTTTTGCAAGACCATAGCCGGACCCCTGACCGTATCGGGCGTGGGGCTCCACAGCGGCGACCGGGTGGAGATCACCATACTGCCCTCCGGAGAGCCCGGGATATATTTTGACACTCCCGGCGGCGCCGTCAGGGCCGAGGCCCGCTGCGTGGCCGACACCTCCCGGGGCACCACTCTGGGGCAGGGCGAAGCCCGTATCATGACCGTAGAGCACCTCATGTCCGCTCTGTGGGCTATGGGTATCTCCGCCGCCCGCATACGCTGCAGCGGCAGGGAAATACCCGTGCTGGACGGCAGCAGCCTGGGCTATCTGAAGGCCCTGGAGGACGTGGGGACCGGACCCACCGACGCCGTGAGAAGGATATATGCGCCGGCCAGTCCCGTGATGGTCACCCGCGGGGACGCCTTTGTGTGCCTGCTGCCGGGGAAGGGTTTTACCGCCGAGTATCATCTCAATTACGATCACCCCATGATAGGGGCGCAGACCTGCGTCTTCGACGGCAGCTATGGGCAATACAGGCAAAATATAGCCGACTCCCGGACCTTCGTCCTCTACGAGGAGATAGAGCATCTGCTGTCGGGAAACCTGGCCAAGGGCGGCAGTCTGGACAACTGTCTGGTCATCTTCCGGGACAAGCTGTCCTCGCCCCTGAGGCATCCGGCGGAGCCGGCGGGCCACAAGCTGCTGGACCTGCTGGGAGACGCTTCTCTCTGCGGAGCCGGGCTGGAAGGCCGGCTCATAGCTTACAAGAGCGGTCACGCTCTCAACACCGAGTTTGCCCTGCGTCTGCAGGAACAGATAGAAACTGAAACGGCATCTATTTAA